Proteins co-encoded in one Spirosoma endbachense genomic window:
- a CDS encoding DMT family transporter: MRNKPEAWILYSIAAAFFWGTWGVVAKLISDEVSPFSNHLLFSIGMLLTLPLLLKKVSIVKPNRKGIGWGLMAGILAVTGNVAVYKAFSAGGLAAIVIPVTNLYPLVTIGIALLVFKEKLNWINAIGILLALPAVVMLSGESLLFDNPDAFFETIGLKPGADRRWLLYSLVALFFWGVFSAAQKETTNYISAEWSYMSFIVSSVLIALVFFVFGWAGFAMSTKTLVLGSLAGMLNGLGVLASFAAYSAEGKASKVTTIAGALQPVFTIVFAILFLDESLSIIESLGIVLAIIGALTLSFEKPKTEPNSVII; encoded by the coding sequence GCTGATTTCGGATGAGGTAAGTCCATTCTCAAACCATCTCCTGTTTAGCATCGGGATGCTCCTGACCCTGCCGTTGTTGCTCAAGAAAGTCAGTATTGTAAAGCCGAACCGTAAAGGAATTGGCTGGGGACTGATGGCGGGCATTCTGGCTGTAACGGGTAATGTGGCTGTTTATAAGGCTTTTAGCGCTGGCGGCCTGGCAGCTATCGTGATTCCGGTAACGAATCTATATCCGCTCGTTACCATTGGTATTGCGCTTCTGGTCTTTAAGGAAAAACTCAATTGGATCAATGCAATTGGTATTTTACTGGCCTTACCCGCCGTGGTGATGTTGTCGGGAGAGTCGCTGTTATTTGACAATCCGGATGCTTTCTTTGAGACCATCGGCCTCAAGCCCGGGGCCGACCGTCGGTGGCTGCTGTATTCGCTGGTGGCGTTATTTTTCTGGGGGGTGTTTAGTGCCGCCCAAAAAGAGACAACTAACTATATTTCAGCCGAATGGTCGTATATGAGTTTTATTGTCTCGTCCGTACTGATCGCCCTCGTATTTTTTGTGTTTGGCTGGGCAGGGTTCGCGATGTCTACAAAAACGCTGGTGCTGGGTTCCCTAGCCGGGATGCTCAACGGCTTAGGGGTACTAGCGAGTTTTGCAGCTTACAGCGCCGAAGGAAAAGCCTCCAAAGTGACTACGATTGCCGGGGCTTTGCAACCTGTTTTTACGATTGTGTTCGCAATCCTTTTCTTGGACGAAAGTCTTTCCATAATTGAGTCACTGGGTATTGTGCTGGCGATTATCGGCGCATTGACTCTGTCATTTGAGAAACCTAAAACAGAACCGAACTCTGTAATTATATAA
- a CDS encoding SIS domain-containing protein has protein sequence MNPILDEILEIPARANDVLNSSIELLPLHVPYLGMGSSYFAPLAFKYMGLPIFPELASEYVYYLSKGKKSPLAVILSQSGRSSEALWCRDLFDQYVAVSNYTDSDLCTAPNVAHVLPILAGEEHYSSSKTYVNTLVALFKGFGFLPEASVALIAYKFDHYRELGEQLANDVFAVLNQHEIHGMYVTGSGPNIATAHEAALILCESTKLNFHGLPMAQYDHGPKETAKNSIVIQILAKGEAYERTKRLSDMIAKAGAHVFTVEALEPIGSPSDENFSILHNIIPFNFMAYFLAEKLNIGETFVVGGKVTEAN, from the coding sequence ATGAACCCAATCCTGGACGAGATTTTAGAAATACCTGCCCGAGCAAACGATGTTTTAAATAGTTCGATCGAACTGTTGCCGTTGCATGTTCCCTACTTAGGTATGGGATCTTCGTATTTTGCTCCGCTGGCGTTTAAGTACATGGGCCTGCCTATTTTTCCCGAATTAGCTTCGGAGTATGTTTATTATTTGTCGAAAGGCAAGAAATCCCCACTGGCCGTCATCTTATCACAGTCGGGACGGAGTAGTGAGGCCCTCTGGTGCCGCGACCTGTTCGACCAGTACGTAGCGGTTTCTAATTATACCGACAGCGATTTGTGCACTGCACCGAATGTGGCTCACGTCTTGCCGATTCTGGCAGGGGAAGAGCATTATTCGTCCTCCAAAACCTACGTTAATACGTTGGTGGCGTTGTTTAAAGGCTTTGGCTTCTTACCTGAAGCATCTGTTGCGCTGATTGCTTATAAGTTTGATCACTATCGCGAACTTGGCGAGCAACTGGCCAACGACGTATTCGCGGTGCTGAACCAGCATGAAATTCACGGCATGTACGTCACGGGCAGCGGCCCCAATATAGCAACGGCTCATGAAGCCGCCCTAATTTTGTGCGAAAGCACCAAACTTAATTTTCACGGGTTACCCATGGCGCAATACGACCATGGCCCGAAAGAAACCGCTAAAAACAGTATCGTTATTCAGATACTGGCGAAAGGGGAAGCCTATGAGCGTACAAAACGTCTGTCGGACATGATTGCTAAGGCGGGTGCACATGTGTTCACGGTTGAGGCTCTGGAGCCGATCGGCAGTCCATCGGACGAAAATTTCTCCATTCTCCACAACATTATTCCGTTCAACTTCATGGCGTATTTTCTAGCCGAAAAACTGAACATCGGCGAGACGTTTGTAGTCGGGGGGAAAGTCACCGAAGCGAATTGA
- a CDS encoding GntR family transcriptional regulator, producing MTDQPNRIPQYQYLYEMLRQDIIRGVFKAGDLLPSESVLQQQYRLTQPTIRQALSLLVQEGYIRKHQGKGSIVQAIPIGLGVMSLKTHAVSAEEKTATLEELSPELITTTILTKPYLCGFPNELLFYPTDEASDATYYCLDRLRSVNGTPVFYEKLILPNRYLPNFPRQRMANRSFFDLLRTKYGLVVTGGEQKIQALAADLSIARQLQVEEGSPVLRLEKRIDTNKSDFSFFSLLFARTDQFLLQGRF from the coding sequence ATGACAGATCAGCCCAACCGAATTCCACAATACCAGTATTTATATGAAATGCTCAGGCAGGATATTATCCGGGGCGTATTCAAAGCCGGAGATCTATTGCCTTCCGAAAGCGTGCTTCAGCAGCAGTACCGGTTAACGCAGCCAACGATCCGGCAAGCCTTGTCGCTACTCGTTCAGGAAGGCTATATTCGGAAACATCAGGGGAAAGGCAGTATTGTGCAGGCAATCCCGATTGGGTTGGGTGTCATGTCGCTGAAAACACACGCGGTGAGTGCCGAGGAGAAAACGGCAACTTTGGAGGAGCTTTCGCCCGAGCTGATCACAACGACGATTCTAACCAAACCTTACCTGTGCGGATTCCCCAATGAGTTGTTGTTTTATCCGACCGATGAAGCGTCAGACGCTACGTACTATTGTCTGGATCGGCTTCGCTCTGTCAACGGCACACCTGTGTTTTACGAAAAGTTGATTTTGCCGAATCGGTATCTACCCAATTTTCCGCGTCAGCGGATGGCGAATCGCTCTTTCTTTGATTTACTACGGACAAAATACGGGTTAGTCGTTACGGGGGGAGAGCAAAAAATTCAGGCCTTGGCCGCCGATTTGTCCATTGCCAGACAACTCCAGGTTGAAGAGGGTAGTCCGGTATTACGATTGGAAAAACGAATTGACACGAACAAAAGTGACTTCAGCTTTTTCTCCCTGCTATTCGCCCGAACGGACCAGTTCTTATTACAGGGGCGATTCTGA
- a CDS encoding SDR family NAD(P)-dependent oxidoreductase produces MRQWLAQKRIVIIGGTTGLGLSAAKAFVEEGASVIVVGRDVGNGRLAEAQLAGKGIAINGDATDPATARTAIECCQEAFGGFDGLYHVAGGSGRRQGDGPLHELSLDGWNYTFSLNLTSLMLSNQAAVQAFLEQGTGGTILNMGSVLGYSPSPAYFATHAYAATKSAIIGFTRSIAAYYAPNNIRFNVLAPALVETPMAQRAAQDDTILSFIQTKQPLDGGRIGQPGDLDGAAVYFLSDASQFTTGQTMSVDGGWSISEGQL; encoded by the coding sequence ATGAGGCAGTGGTTAGCGCAGAAACGAATTGTTATCATTGGCGGAACAACCGGCTTGGGGTTATCGGCGGCCAAGGCCTTCGTCGAAGAAGGGGCATCGGTTATCGTAGTCGGGCGGGATGTCGGGAATGGGCGGCTGGCTGAAGCCCAATTGGCTGGTAAAGGCATTGCTATCAACGGTGACGCCACTGATCCAGCCACGGCACGCACCGCTATCGAATGCTGCCAGGAAGCGTTCGGCGGATTCGATGGACTCTATCACGTTGCGGGTGGCAGCGGACGTCGCCAGGGTGATGGTCCGCTTCATGAGCTGAGTCTCGACGGTTGGAATTATACTTTTTCCCTGAATCTAACCTCACTCATGCTTTCCAACCAAGCGGCTGTCCAGGCATTTCTAGAACAGGGAACCGGAGGCACGATTCTGAATATGGGCTCGGTTTTGGGCTATTCACCGTCGCCTGCCTATTTCGCAACCCATGCTTATGCCGCCACTAAATCGGCAATTATTGGTTTTACCCGGTCGATCGCGGCTTATTACGCGCCGAATAATATACGTTTCAATGTACTGGCCCCGGCCCTGGTCGAAACGCCTATGGCGCAACGGGCTGCTCAGGATGATACTATTTTATCGTTTATCCAAACCAAACAACCGCTGGATGGTGGGCGAATTGGTCAACCCGGCGACCTTGACGGGGCCGCAGTCTACTTTCTCTCCGACGCATCTCAGTTCACAACCGGGCAGACCATGTCAGTCGATGGCGGTTGGAGCATAAGCGAAGGACAGTTGTAG
- a CDS encoding ROK family protein — MSQAIGIDLGGTRIKGVLIDSATGVILHQLISPTGDGPTGDSESSNWKQAIADTALSLNQQTNESIRGIGLSAPGLPTPDNTAIACMPGRLKGLEGFDWSAYLGKPVRVLNDAHAALMAEARFGALKNVQHGLMLTLGTGVGGGLLLNGHLYQGFFQMAGHLGHITVNADSVHPDITNIPGSLEDAIGNVTVGRRSFGRYKTTHELVDGYRQGEPLATQVWLTSIRQLAVSLASLANAFSPEIIVLGGGIMQADRALLDPLRTFFDLFEWRPADKKTTLRKAYYEDWAGAIGAAAFLND; from the coding sequence TTGAGTCAGGCAATAGGCATTGATCTGGGGGGAACGCGCATTAAAGGCGTATTGATCGACTCTGCGACCGGAGTAATTCTTCATCAGTTAATTTCGCCTACCGGCGACGGTCCAACCGGCGATAGCGAAAGTAGCAACTGGAAACAAGCCATAGCCGATACGGCTCTGTCGCTTAACCAGCAGACAAACGAATCAATTCGGGGCATTGGTTTATCGGCTCCGGGTTTGCCAACCCCCGATAATACAGCTATTGCCTGCATGCCCGGTCGGTTGAAAGGTCTGGAAGGATTCGACTGGTCGGCCTATCTGGGTAAACCGGTTCGAGTACTGAATGATGCTCATGCAGCCCTGATGGCCGAAGCCCGGTTTGGTGCCCTGAAAAATGTGCAGCACGGTCTGATGCTTACCCTGGGTACGGGAGTAGGTGGCGGCTTATTGCTCAATGGGCATCTATACCAGGGATTTTTTCAGATGGCGGGGCACCTCGGACACATCACCGTGAATGCTGATAGCGTCCATCCCGATATTACCAATATACCCGGTAGTCTGGAAGATGCCATCGGGAACGTAACGGTGGGCCGGCGGTCGTTTGGGCGTTACAAAACCACGCACGAACTGGTCGATGGGTACCGACAGGGTGAACCACTGGCCACCCAGGTATGGCTAACCTCGATCCGGCAACTGGCCGTATCACTGGCTTCGCTAGCCAATGCATTTTCGCCGGAAATCATCGTACTGGGTGGTGGCATCATGCAGGCTGACCGGGCGTTGCTGGACCCGCTTCGAACTTTTTTTGATCTGTTTGAGTGGCGTCCGGCGGACAAAAAGACCACCCTACGTAAGGCTTATTATGAAGACTGGGCTGGCGCTATCGGCGCTGCGGCCTTCCTGAACGACTAA
- a CDS encoding sugar isomerase domain-containing protein, whose product MNLTAQYIQKSRALLDTIEAQTETIQQAATWFSRTILAGRMVHLFGSGHSRIMVEEMWPRYGSFAGFNPIVELSLSFHNLVVGANGQRQAMFLENVPGLAPRILRNYDLSNLDSALIISSSGCNVVPIEMAELFQQQGVKVVALISKQHADKSTSKRPDGKKLSDFADLVMDTGAPVGDAMITVPGLDTPVAPGSTVGGAVVVNCIKAELARLLTEAGQPPNVLSAANVVGSERAVTLFESAYDEHAHRLAKLYQNVGIPSYVSEQADTLIPQRL is encoded by the coding sequence ATGAATTTAACAGCACAGTATATTCAGAAGAGCCGGGCGTTACTGGATACTATCGAAGCGCAGACGGAAACTATTCAGCAAGCGGCTACCTGGTTTAGCCGAACTATTCTGGCCGGGCGCATGGTGCATCTGTTTGGCAGTGGACACAGCCGGATTATGGTCGAGGAGATGTGGCCGCGTTATGGTTCGTTTGCGGGTTTCAATCCTATTGTCGAGCTCTCGCTTTCGTTTCATAACCTCGTGGTTGGGGCCAATGGCCAGCGCCAGGCCATGTTTCTGGAAAATGTACCGGGGCTGGCCCCGCGAATTCTACGCAACTACGACCTCTCTAATCTGGATTCTGCCCTGATCATTTCGTCTAGCGGCTGTAACGTAGTACCCATCGAAATGGCTGAATTGTTTCAGCAACAGGGTGTAAAAGTCGTCGCATTAATTTCTAAACAACATGCCGATAAAAGCACTAGTAAGCGGCCCGACGGCAAAAAGTTAAGCGATTTTGCCGACCTGGTGATGGACACAGGTGCTCCCGTTGGCGATGCGATGATCACGGTTCCGGGCCTGGATACACCGGTAGCACCGGGCTCGACTGTGGGTGGAGCTGTGGTTGTAAACTGCATTAAAGCCGAACTGGCCCGACTTCTTACTGAGGCCGGACAGCCACCAAACGTGTTGTCGGCAGCCAACGTAGTTGGTTCCGAAAGAGCCGTTACGTTATTTGAAAGTGCTTACGACGAGCATGCCCACAGGCTGGCCAAACTGTACCAAAATGTCGGTATACCGTCCTACGTTAGTGAACAGGCAGATACCCTAATTCCACAACGGCTATAA
- a CDS encoding sugar phosphate isomerase/epimerase family protein, giving the protein MNRRAFLGTAMGSVAVVQGWPIAVPKPTLGTHVWVFSSDQPNYDCFPILDQVFSDVNYAGFDAIELMDINLRHDDAVAKIGDLIQKTGVSVIGASYSGAMWNREKQAEIIDDAGKVIERLSKLKGRVLGLSVGDAKRKKTPEEFDVQADTLKKIQAISKQYKVVPNLHNHTYEVTDGLYDLTNTLQGVPDHKLGPDLDWLFQAKVDVPTFLKTYADKIVYMHLRDHLWTGVWSEALGEGIMDFGAIARQLKKSNFSGDITVEPAFPYGFKPTRPIRDSLKMSRQVVKKQFGI; this is encoded by the coding sequence ATGAACCGTCGTGCATTCTTAGGAACGGCGATGGGCTCGGTTGCCGTAGTACAGGGCTGGCCAATAGCTGTCCCTAAGCCTACGTTGGGTACCCACGTTTGGGTATTTTCGTCAGACCAGCCAAACTACGATTGCTTTCCCATTCTCGATCAGGTCTTTTCCGACGTCAACTACGCTGGTTTTGATGCAATCGAACTGATGGATATCAATTTGCGGCATGACGATGCGGTTGCGAAAATTGGCGATCTAATTCAAAAAACGGGAGTTTCCGTGATCGGGGCTTCCTATAGTGGAGCTATGTGGAACAGAGAGAAACAAGCCGAAATAATTGATGATGCCGGTAAAGTCATCGAGCGACTCTCGAAACTGAAAGGTCGGGTATTGGGCCTTTCGGTTGGTGATGCCAAACGCAAAAAGACCCCTGAGGAGTTTGACGTGCAGGCAGACACGCTGAAAAAGATTCAGGCCATCAGTAAGCAATACAAAGTAGTTCCGAACCTGCATAATCATACGTATGAGGTCACCGATGGACTTTATGACCTGACCAATACGCTGCAAGGAGTACCCGATCATAAGCTCGGCCCTGACCTCGACTGGCTGTTTCAGGCAAAGGTGGATGTGCCCACCTTTCTGAAAACCTATGCCGATAAAATCGTCTACATGCACCTGCGCGACCACCTCTGGACGGGCGTCTGGTCAGAAGCACTAGGAGAAGGCATCATGGATTTTGGGGCGATTGCCCGCCAGTTGAAAAAAAGCAACTTTTCGGGCGACATCACCGTCGAACCCGCCTTCCCTTACGGCTTCAAGCCAACTCGTCCCATTCGCGACAGTTTAAAGATGAGTCGTCAGGTTGTGAAAAAACAGTTCGGCATATAA